The following are from one region of the Methanomassiliicoccales archaeon LGM-DZ1 genome:
- a CDS encoding pyridoxamine kinase, producing the protein MQQKRVLAVHDISCVGKCSLTVALPIISAAGVECSALPTAVLSTHTGGFKGYTFRDLTDDIEPILAHWKSLNVRFDGVYTGYLGSARQVALVEEIFAYAKGNGAQIFVDPVMADDGKMYPGFDMSFAKGMRDLCTRADVIMPNITEAVFMLGEEYKPGPYTEEYIEGRLRRLSALGPKKVILTGVHFDSVKLGAACYDAGTGRTEYFFRDRIPGYYHGTGDIFGSVIVASVMNGLTLARATELAVDFTWRSIVRTHDAGTDVRFGVNFEAGFPRLLDDMGLRKD; encoded by the coding sequence ATGCAGCAGAAACGCGTTCTCGCCGTCCACGACATCTCGTGCGTCGGCAAATGCTCCCTGACCGTCGCCCTGCCGATCATCTCGGCCGCCGGCGTCGAGTGCTCCGCCCTCCCCACCGCCGTGCTCTCCACCCACACTGGCGGGTTCAAGGGCTACACCTTCCGCGACCTCACCGACGACATCGAGCCCATCCTGGCACATTGGAAATCACTGAATGTGAGATTCGACGGCGTGTACACCGGCTACCTCGGGTCCGCCCGGCAGGTGGCGCTCGTCGAGGAGATCTTCGCGTACGCCAAGGGGAACGGGGCGCAGATCTTCGTCGACCCGGTGATGGCCGACGACGGCAAGATGTACCCCGGGTTCGACATGTCCTTCGCGAAAGGCATGAGGGACCTCTGCACCCGCGCGGATGTCATAATGCCGAACATCACCGAAGCGGTGTTCATGCTCGGCGAGGAGTATAAGCCGGGCCCGTACACGGAGGAGTACATCGAAGGGCGGCTCAGGCGCCTCTCCGCGCTCGGCCCGAAGAAGGTCATCCTCACCGGCGTGCACTTCGACAGCGTGAAGCTGGGCGCCGCCTGCTACGACGCCGGCACCGGGAGGACGGAGTACTTCTTCCGCGACCGCATCCCCGGATACTACCACGGCACTGGGGATATCTTCGGGTCCGTGATAGTCGCCTCCGTCATGAACGGCCTCACACTGGCCAGAGCGACGGAGCTGGCCGTGGACTTCACCTGGAGGAGCATCGTCAGGACCCACGACGCCGGCACCGACGTCAGGTTCGGCGTGAACTTCGAGGCCGGCTTCCCCCGGCTCCTCGATGACATGGGGCTCAGGAAGGACTGA
- a CDS encoding DEAD/DEAH box helicase family protein, which yields MRTFFCPQCGAMVLPGVGTCPSCGTVLGADGPQMQEPVPEHRQGPATVSDASEMKAPFLPYEPREFQLQIISDIVDALDRHRHIVIESGTGTGKTIVSLAGALQHARKTGKKIIYTTRTISQSDQVMKELKAISSLKPVSGITLTGRSKSCPLLQSRPDFADLSPSALSTLCSDRKQKSLQNRPGGCQFFEQVEPRLNSISMYARRNFPRSEELDAFCRNLGACPYEAKKLLLKDFDVVVAPYVHIIDPEIRKNLLTNMGVDEKGIVLIVDEAHNLIDAVRQQESFTITARLVASAHDEAMLFTDASDASTPAASQRRSPQLCQGVTMTEFVRAVGRAMKDLGTKYIGFNRKETALPPKALEGSLCAILGIDDAQLGAAVNRLIELGEKREEAIADTDAPSSPVLELGHLLEAWIKSPDSRYVRAVRADADGEFLTASCIDPADIVTFMRSLPGAVHMSGTLQPLAQYARVMGLPGDSIPRTYPSPFPKENRLVVYTRGLSTKYDELKSNPSMWPEIQRTVAKLCNSVRKNTLVFMPSYSMMGRIRPYLEEAVDKPLYWEEKGRQRNTMRSLDAFRRGRDGVFVCVMGGSVAEGMDFPGDELCFAVIVGMPYPPPSLESDAMKTMFDSRYGAGMGWVYCSEVPAVRKIRQAIGRLIRTETDRGMAVIIDSRAARNARQLGAVPTDDPVGDAARFFSG from the coding sequence ATGCGCACATTCTTCTGCCCCCAGTGCGGGGCGATGGTCCTCCCGGGCGTCGGCACATGCCCTTCTTGCGGGACCGTGCTCGGAGCCGACGGGCCTCAGATGCAGGAGCCCGTCCCGGAACACCGTCAGGGCCCTGCCACGGTCTCCGACGCCTCCGAGATGAAGGCCCCCTTCCTGCCCTACGAGCCCAGGGAGTTCCAGCTGCAGATCATCAGCGACATAGTCGATGCCCTCGACCGGCACCGGCACATCGTCATCGAATCGGGCACCGGCACCGGGAAGACCATCGTCTCCCTGGCGGGGGCCCTGCAGCACGCGAGGAAGACCGGCAAGAAGATCATCTACACCACCCGCACCATATCCCAGTCGGACCAGGTGATGAAGGAGCTCAAGGCGATCTCCTCCCTCAAGCCGGTCTCCGGGATAACGCTCACCGGCCGCAGCAAGTCCTGCCCCCTGCTCCAGTCGCGCCCGGATTTCGCCGACCTCAGCCCGAGCGCGCTCTCCACCCTCTGCTCCGACCGGAAGCAGAAGAGCCTGCAGAACCGCCCCGGGGGGTGCCAGTTCTTCGAGCAGGTGGAGCCGAGGCTGAACAGCATCTCCATGTACGCCAGGAGAAACTTCCCGCGCTCGGAGGAACTGGACGCGTTCTGCAGGAACCTCGGCGCCTGCCCCTACGAGGCCAAGAAGCTCCTGCTGAAGGACTTCGACGTCGTCGTCGCGCCCTATGTGCACATAATCGACCCGGAGATCAGGAAGAACCTGCTGACAAACATGGGCGTAGACGAGAAGGGCATCGTGCTCATCGTGGACGAGGCCCACAACCTGATCGACGCCGTGAGGCAGCAGGAGAGCTTCACCATCACGGCCAGGCTCGTGGCGTCCGCTCACGACGAGGCCATGCTGTTCACCGATGCCTCCGACGCTTCAACGCCGGCAGCGTCCCAGCGCCGGTCCCCGCAGCTGTGCCAGGGCGTCACCATGACCGAGTTCGTCCGCGCCGTCGGGAGGGCCATGAAGGACCTCGGCACCAAGTACATCGGCTTCAACAGGAAGGAGACCGCCCTGCCCCCCAAAGCTCTCGAGGGGAGCCTCTGCGCCATCCTGGGCATCGATGATGCGCAGCTTGGGGCGGCCGTGAACAGGCTGATCGAGCTGGGGGAGAAGAGGGAGGAGGCCATAGCCGACACCGACGCGCCCTCCTCGCCCGTCCTGGAGCTGGGGCACCTGCTGGAGGCGTGGATCAAGAGCCCGGACAGCAGGTACGTCCGCGCCGTCCGCGCCGATGCGGACGGGGAGTTTCTCACTGCGTCCTGCATCGATCCGGCGGACATCGTGACGTTCATGCGCTCCCTGCCGGGCGCGGTCCACATGTCCGGGACGCTGCAGCCCCTGGCTCAATATGCGAGGGTGATGGGACTGCCGGGTGACTCGATACCCAGGACCTACCCGTCCCCGTTCCCGAAGGAGAACAGGCTCGTGGTCTACACCCGCGGCCTGTCCACGAAGTACGACGAGCTGAAGTCCAACCCGTCGATGTGGCCCGAGATCCAGCGGACGGTCGCGAAGCTCTGCAACTCCGTCAGGAAGAACACCCTGGTCTTCATGCCGTCGTACAGCATGATGGGCAGGATACGCCCGTACCTGGAGGAGGCCGTCGACAAGCCCCTCTACTGGGAGGAGAAGGGGAGGCAGAGGAACACCATGCGCTCGCTCGACGCCTTCCGCAGGGGCAGGGACGGCGTGTTCGTCTGCGTCATGGGCGGGTCCGTGGCCGAGGGCATGGACTTCCCGGGCGACGAGCTGTGCTTCGCCGTGATCGTCGGCATGCCGTACCCCCCGCCGTCGCTGGAATCCGACGCGATGAAGACCATGTTCGACTCCCGCTACGGCGCCGGGATGGGATGGGTCTACTGCTCGGAAGTGCCTGCGGTCAGGAAGATCCGCCAGGCGATCGGCCGCCTGATCAGGACCGAGACCGACCGCGGGATGGCGGTCATCATCGACAGCAGGGCCGCGAGGAACGCGAGGCAGCTGGGGGCCGTGCCCACGGACGATCCGGTCGGTGACGCGGCCAGGTTCTTCTCCGGATGA
- the pdxT gene encoding pyridoxal 5'-phosphate synthase glutaminase subunit PdxT: MRTPTAAVLALQGAFIEHERSLKRLGADVFEIRQRVDLQRHFDALVIPGGESTVIGKLLRDLGLYSPLRKMIEDGLPVFGTCAGLIVLAKEVVGGEPVFGTLDVKVRRNAYGRQLGSFYAEEDFDGIGKIPMTFIRAPVIESAGPGAEVLAKVDGQIVAARQGRQLGITFHPELSKDLRVHRYFLEEVAGLSLRRQRF; encoded by the coding sequence GTGAGAACGCCGACGGCCGCCGTCCTTGCCCTTCAGGGGGCCTTCATCGAGCATGAGCGCTCCCTGAAGAGGCTGGGCGCCGACGTCTTCGAGATCAGGCAGCGCGTGGATCTGCAGAGGCATTTCGACGCGCTCGTCATCCCCGGCGGGGAGAGCACCGTCATCGGAAAGCTCCTCCGCGATCTGGGTCTTTATTCCCCGCTCAGGAAGATGATCGAGGATGGGCTTCCCGTCTTCGGCACCTGCGCGGGGCTCATCGTCCTCGCGAAGGAGGTCGTCGGAGGGGAACCGGTGTTCGGGACCCTGGATGTCAAGGTCAGGCGCAATGCCTATGGACGTCAGCTCGGCAGCTTCTACGCAGAGGAGGATTTCGACGGGATCGGGAAGATACCCATGACCTTCATCCGCGCACCCGTAATAGAGTCCGCAGGGCCGGGAGCCGAGGTCCTCGCGAAGGTCGACGGGCAGATCGTCGCAGCCCGCCAGGGAAGGCAGCTCGGCATCACGTTCCACCCTGAACTGTCGAAGGACCTCAGAGTGCACCGCTATTTCCTCGAGGAAGTGGCGGGGCTCAGCCTGCGAAGGCAGCGATTCTAA
- a CDS encoding tetratricopeptide repeat protein → MTGEQPADSAREIPPPSDPGDLYVLGGVYYQGIGVPVDKEKAAALYRMSADKGNADAMVRLGIILMTGDGAEQDYREASKLFRRAADRGNADAEYLLSSLYSRGKGVDRNPIEAVKLCLHAAAEGCTGAMCQMGKWYRDGENCVDRDMAKAVCWLKQAAEKKDAEALYELGCMFAFGEGVEKDEANGRTLLRYADMYGDPDAAGALEALDSGMGRRPE, encoded by the coding sequence ATGACCGGCGAACAGCCTGCTGACAGTGCCCGCGAGATACCTCCGCCCAGCGATCCGGGCGATCTCTACGTCCTCGGCGGCGTTTACTATCAGGGCATCGGCGTTCCCGTCGACAAGGAGAAGGCCGCCGCCCTCTACCGCATGTCGGCCGACAAAGGCAACGCCGACGCCATGGTGAGGCTCGGCATCATCCTCATGACCGGCGACGGCGCGGAGCAGGATTACCGCGAGGCCTCCAAGCTCTTCAGGAGGGCGGCCGACCGCGGGAACGCCGACGCCGAGTACCTGCTCTCATCCCTCTATTCCCGCGGGAAAGGGGTCGACCGCAATCCCATCGAAGCGGTGAAACTCTGCCTGCATGCGGCTGCCGAAGGATGTACAGGGGCCATGTGCCAGATGGGCAAATGGTACCGCGACGGAGAGAACTGTGTAGACAGGGACATGGCGAAGGCCGTCTGCTGGCTGAAGCAGGCCGCGGAGAAGAAGGACGCCGAGGCGCTCTATGAGCTGGGATGCATGTTCGCGTTCGGCGAGGGCGTGGAGAAGGATGAGGCGAACGGCCGCACCCTCCTGCGGTACGCCGACATGTACGGGGACCCGGACGCCGCCGGGGCCCTGGAAGCTCTCGACAGCGGCATGGGCCGGAGACCGGAATGA
- a CDS encoding Na+-dependent transporter: protein MAMMSVLTDIKYWVAASIFVAFAVGSLGDQVPNMVIAVLMLQMIAAMAGLSFRKDDFKKDAKPIFWSFVCCFGICTALTLAVGALFIPSYKDLWYGWVMLASVPAGVSVITLSLMMKGNRVMSVLALTVIYLIALALTPLLTTVFIGDAVSPLDIFKYVLLFIAVPLLVNIPLKKVKLNQNGKVIFINIMMFLLMVFSIGNNRDFIIDNLDLVLYIIAACLVRTFGVSLTMVWFMKRHGTDRDNGVVYMGFAVWKNSGLATTMCLVLLDASESALPCVLSLMMESIWFAVMNGYIKKHWPSHENVEAEVLGTAA, encoded by the coding sequence ATGGCAATGATGTCCGTCCTCACGGACATAAAGTACTGGGTCGCAGCATCGATCTTCGTGGCGTTCGCCGTGGGCAGCCTGGGCGATCAGGTCCCCAACATGGTGATAGCTGTCCTCATGCTGCAGATGATCGCGGCGATGGCAGGGCTGTCGTTCAGGAAGGATGACTTCAAGAAGGATGCCAAGCCGATATTCTGGTCCTTCGTCTGCTGCTTCGGGATCTGCACCGCGCTGACGCTAGCCGTGGGCGCCCTCTTCATCCCGTCCTACAAGGACCTCTGGTACGGCTGGGTCATGCTCGCCTCGGTACCCGCCGGGGTCTCGGTCATCACCCTCTCGCTGATGATGAAGGGGAACAGGGTGATGTCCGTTCTTGCCCTGACCGTGATCTACCTCATCGCCCTGGCCCTCACCCCCCTGCTCACCACTGTGTTCATCGGGGATGCGGTCAGCCCGCTTGACATCTTCAAGTACGTGCTCCTGTTCATCGCCGTCCCCCTCCTGGTCAACATACCGCTCAAGAAGGTGAAGCTCAACCAGAACGGGAAGGTCATCTTCATCAACATCATGATGTTCTTGCTGATGGTCTTCTCCATCGGGAACAACAGGGACTTTATCATCGACAACCTCGACCTGGTCCTCTACATCATCGCCGCCTGCCTGGTCAGGACGTTCGGTGTCAGCCTGACCATGGTCTGGTTCATGAAGAGGCACGGGACCGACAGGGACAACGGCGTCGTCTACATGGGGTTCGCCGTCTGGAAGAACTCCGGCCTGGCGACCACCATGTGCCTCGTGCTCCTGGACGCCAGCGAATCCGCCCTGCCCTGCGTCCTGTCGCTGATGATGGAGAGCATCTGGTTCGCGGTCATGAACGGCTACATCAAGAAGCACTGGCCCTCCCATGAGAACGTCGAGGCCGAGGTGCTGGGGACGGCGGCCTGA
- the pdxS gene encoding pyridoxal 5'-phosphate synthase lyase subunit PdxS, with amino-acid sequence MAKSRYELNKELAQMLKGGVIMDVTTPEQAKIAEEAGAAAVMALERIPADIRAAGGVSRMSDPKMIKGIQDAVSIPVMAKCRIGHFVEAQILEALEIDYIDESEVLTPADDIYHIDKTKFKVPFVCGARDLGEALRRISEGASMIRTKGEPGTGDVVQAVHHLRAVNSEIARVKALRADEIYEKAKELQVPVSLVQYVHRHGKLPVVNFAAGGVATPADAALMMQLGAEGVFVGSGIFRSGNPAKRAKAIVQAVTNYDDPKILAEVSTDLGEAMVGINAEEIKTIMAERGQ; translated from the coding sequence ATGGCCAAGAGCAGATATGAACTGAACAAGGAACTGGCTCAGATGCTGAAGGGCGGCGTCATCATGGATGTCACTACCCCGGAGCAGGCGAAGATCGCCGAAGAGGCAGGGGCCGCCGCCGTTATGGCCCTCGAGAGGATCCCTGCGGACATACGCGCCGCCGGCGGGGTTTCCCGCATGAGTGACCCCAAGATGATCAAGGGCATCCAGGACGCCGTCTCCATCCCAGTGATGGCCAAATGCCGCATCGGGCACTTCGTCGAGGCGCAGATCCTCGAAGCCCTGGAGATCGACTACATCGATGAGAGCGAGGTACTCACTCCCGCCGATGACATCTATCACATCGACAAGACCAAGTTCAAGGTCCCGTTCGTCTGCGGCGCCAGGGACCTCGGCGAGGCCCTCAGGAGGATCTCCGAAGGTGCCAGCATGATCCGCACCAAGGGAGAGCCCGGAACCGGCGATGTCGTGCAGGCCGTCCACCACCTCAGGGCGGTCAACTCCGAGATCGCCAGGGTGAAGGCGCTCAGGGCCGACGAGATCTATGAGAAGGCCAAGGAGCTCCAGGTTCCAGTCAGCCTGGTGCAGTACGTCCACAGGCACGGCAAGCTCCCGGTCGTCAACTTCGCCGCCGGAGGCGTCGCCACCCCCGCCGATGCCGCGCTCATGATGCAGCTCGGCGCAGAGGGAGTGTTCGTGGGTTCGGGCATCTTCAGGTCCGGGAACCCCGCCAAGCGCGCCAAGGCCATCGTCCAGGCAGTCACCAACTACGACGACCCGAAGATCCTGGCAGAGGTCTCCACCGACCTCGGCGAGGCCATGGTCGGGATAAACGCCGAAGAGATCAAGACCATAATGGCAGAGAGGGGGCAGTGA